In a single window of the Nicotiana tomentosiformis chromosome 8, ASM39032v3, whole genome shotgun sequence genome:
- the LOC104105791 gene encoding abscisic acid 8'-hydroxylase CYP707A2-like produces the protein MEFVSMFCLFAFISCSLLLLHSIFNFFAFGIKLPLPPGTLGWPYIGETFQLYSQNPSVFFASKVKKYGSIFKTHILGCPCVMISSPEAAKLVLVTKAHLFKPTFPASKERMLGKQAIFFHQGDYHAKLRKLVLRAFMPESIKNIVSDIESIAKSSLESLEGRLINTYQEMKTYTFNVALLSIFGKDEMLYREDLKRCYYILETGYNSMPINLPGTLFHKSMKARKELAKILAKIISVRRETKQNHTDLLGSFMGDQEDLTDEQIADNIIGVIFAARDTTASVLTWILKYLGENPTVLQVVTEEQEGIMREKEENGKGQVLTWADTKKMPMTTRVIQETLRAASILSFTFREAVEDVEFEGYLIPKGWKVLPLFRNIHHSPDNFPEPEKFDPSRFEVSPKPNTFMPFGNGVHSCPGNELAKLEILILVHHLTTKYRWSMMGPQNGIQYGPFALPQNGLPIMLSHKTSS, from the exons ATGGAGTTTGTTTCCATGTTTTGCTTATTTGCTTTCATTTCTTGCTCCCTTCTTCTTCTCCATTCTATCTTCAACTTCTTTGCTTTTGGTATCAAGTTGCCTCTTCCTCCTGGCACTTTGGGTTGGCCTTATATTGGAGAAACTTTCCAACTTTACTCTCAAAACCCAAGTGTTTTCTTTGCCTCCAAAGTCAAGAA GTATGGTTCAATATTCAAGACTCACATATTGGGATGCCCATGTGTGATGATATCAAGCCCAGAGGCAGCAAAGCTAGTTTTGGTCACAAAAGCTCATCTCTTTAAGCCTACATTTCCAGCTAGCAAAGAGAGGATGTTGGGAAAACAAGCCATTTTCTTCCATCAAGGAGATTATCATGCCAAGCTGAGGAAGCTAGTTCTTCGTGCTTTCATGCCCGAATCCATCAAAAACATCGTCTCAGACATTGAATCCATCGCAAAAAGCTCACTTGAATCCTTGGAAGGAAGATTGATCAACACTTACCAAGAAATGAAGACA TACACATTCAACGTTGCATTGCTTTCCATATTTGGAAAGGATGAAATGCTCTATAGAGAGGATCTCAAGAGGTGTTATTACATTCTTGAAACGGGATACAATTCGATGCCAATCAATCTCCCAGGAACACTATTCCATAAATCAATGAAAGCAAGAAAGGAGCTAGCAAAGATCTTGGCCAAAATCATCTCAGTTAGGAGGGAAACAAAGCAGAATCATACTGATTTGCTGGGATCTTTCATGGGAGATCAAGAAGATCTTACTGATGAACAAATTGCAGATAATATCATTGGAGTCATATTTGCTGCTAGAGACACTACTGCTAGTGTTCTTACATGGATCCTTAAATACCTTGGAGAAAATCCAACTGTCCTACAAGTTGTCACT GAAGAGCAAGAGGGAATAATGAGGGAAAAAGAGGAGAATGGTAAAGGACAAGTGTTAACATGGGCAGACACCAAGAAAATGCCTATGACTACAAGGGTGATCCAAGAGACACTTAGAGCTGCTTCTATCTTATCTTTTACTTTCAGAGAAGCTGTTGAAGATGTTGAGTTTGAAG GATATCTAATACCAAAAGGATGGAAAGTATTACCACTGTTTAGAAACATTCACCATAGCCCAGACAATTTTCCAGAACCAGAGAAGTTTGATCCATCAAGATTTGAG GTTTCTCCAAAACCCAATACTTTCATGCCATTTGGCAATGGGGTCCACTCATGTCCAGGCAATGAATTAGCCAAGCTGGAGATTTTGATACTTGTACATCATCTGACCACAAAGTACAG GTGGTCTATGATGGGCCCACAGAATGGAATACAGTATGGACCTTTTGCTCTTCCCCAGAATGGCCTGCCCATTATGCTCTCGCACAAGACATCATCATAA